In one Limosilactobacillus oris genomic region, the following are encoded:
- the sufU gene encoding Fe-S cluster assembly sulfur transfer protein SufU, with product MGLSKLNGLYREVILDHANHPHNKHDIPQATSKMTVHNPTCGDTINVAVDVEDGRIKDIGYSGSGCTISQASASMMTEAVKGKTTDEALAMAKTFSDMAIGKQHSQADLDQLGDAQILTSIMEFPARIKCATISWWALQRALLKKDDEEEEQ from the coding sequence GTGGGACTATCTAAGTTAAACGGCTTATACCGTGAGGTGATTTTGGACCACGCCAATCACCCGCATAACAAGCACGACATTCCGCAGGCTACGAGCAAGATGACGGTCCACAACCCGACTTGTGGCGATACCATTAACGTGGCCGTCGATGTGGAAGACGGCCGGATTAAGGATATCGGCTATTCTGGTTCTGGCTGCACCATCAGTCAGGCCTCAGCCAGCATGATGACTGAAGCAGTAAAGGGGAAAACAACTGATGAGGCCCTGGCGATGGCGAAGACCTTTTCTGACATGGCAATCGGCAAGCAGCACTCCCAGGCGGATCTTGACCAGCTGGGGGATGCGCAGATTTTGACCAGTATTATGGAATTCCCTGCCCGGATCAAATGCGCCACGATTTCCTGGTGGGCACTGCAACGGGCCTTACTGAAGAAAGATGATGAGGAGGAAGAGCAATGA
- the sufD gene encoding Fe-S cluster assembly protein SufD, whose protein sequence is MTDLAEAKQQLTVASQQNEEPASLLDRRLAARDLMAQLRLPRMQRFNFRDWPLIADQPLEWVSSDTDLEKIAPDDEVIRVTQVGQTTVKVHIPERLRAAGVVLTDIFTAARQYPEMFEKYFMSAIKTDENLLTAYHVAYLNAGLFLYVPKNVEIEKPIEAELVQDNTQGQPLISHILVVADRGSKVKFIQHLTTVGDQANPANMMIELIARDNSEIDFSSLDELGAQTHTYFKRRADIGRDAHVEWAVGLMNDGNTVGDMDSELLGEGGYANSKMIAVTTRKQEVGVNNRVTNHGKHTTGLINQRGVILENSELIFNGIGQIIHGAHGSKADQQNRVLIMSDQARGDANPILLIDENDVEAGHAASVGPVDPHQMYYLMSRGIPRKQAERMVIRGFLGAVLSAIPAADVRNKLVEILERKLADGQQYQ, encoded by the coding sequence ATGACTGATTTAGCAGAAGCAAAGCAGCAGCTGACCGTGGCGAGCCAGCAAAATGAGGAGCCGGCCAGCCTCTTAGACCGGCGGCTTGCAGCGCGGGACCTGATGGCGCAACTCCGCCTGCCCCGGATGCAGCGGTTTAACTTCCGTGACTGGCCGCTAATTGCTGACCAGCCCCTGGAATGGGTATCATCGGATACGGATTTAGAGAAAATAGCTCCGGACGATGAAGTAATCCGGGTGACCCAGGTCGGGCAGACGACGGTCAAGGTTCACATTCCGGAACGTCTGCGGGCGGCTGGCGTGGTGCTGACCGATATTTTCACCGCAGCCCGGCAGTACCCCGAGATGTTTGAAAAGTACTTTATGTCGGCAATCAAAACCGACGAAAACCTGCTGACTGCTTACCACGTGGCCTACTTAAACGCCGGCTTATTCCTCTACGTCCCTAAGAACGTCGAGATTGAAAAGCCGATTGAAGCAGAACTGGTCCAGGACAATACCCAAGGCCAGCCCTTGATTTCTCATATCCTGGTCGTGGCGGACCGGGGCAGCAAGGTCAAGTTCATCCAGCACCTAACCACGGTCGGTGACCAAGCTAATCCGGCAAACATGATGATTGAACTGATTGCCCGGGATAACAGTGAAATTGACTTCTCGTCCCTGGATGAGCTTGGGGCCCAGACCCACACTTACTTCAAACGGCGGGCCGATATTGGTCGGGATGCCCACGTTGAATGGGCGGTTGGCCTGATGAACGATGGCAACACGGTCGGTGACATGGATTCTGAGCTGCTGGGTGAAGGCGGCTATGCTAACTCCAAAATGATCGCGGTCACGACCCGGAAGCAAGAGGTCGGGGTCAACAACCGGGTGACTAACCATGGTAAACACACGACTGGCCTGATTAACCAACGGGGGGTAATCCTGGAAAATTCCGAACTGATTTTTAACGGAATCGGTCAGATTATCCACGGCGCTCACGGTTCCAAGGCTGACCAGCAGAACCGGGTCCTGATTATGTCTGACCAGGCCCGCGGTGATGCTAACCCAATCCTGCTGATTGATGAAAACGACGTGGAGGCCGGGCACGCAGCCAGTGTGGGCCCCGTTGACCCCCACCAGATGTACTACTTGATGAGCCGGGGAATTCCCCGTAAGCAGGCGGAACGGATGGTTATCCGGGGCTTCTTAGGCGCCGTTCTTAGTGCCATTCCGGCCGCAGATGTACGGAACAAACTGGTGGAAATTCTAGAAAGGAAGCTTGCCGATGGTCAACAATATCAATGA
- a CDS encoding cysteine desulfurase gives MVNNINDLSADFPILDQQVNGERLAYLDNAATAQKPKQVVDSLVHFYEHDNANVHRGVHTLAERATTQYEEARKKVQHFINAADNREIIFTKGCTDGLNLVASTYGEQNIHDGDEIVISIMEHHSNLIPWQQLAIKKHAKLKYIELTTDGTLDMADARQKITDKTKIVAVAHVSNVLGTVNPLKELARLAHQHGAIIVGDGAQSVPHMPVDVQDLDVDFYAFSGHKMMGPTGIGVLYGKADLLREMPPYQYGGEMISAVYRDRTEFADIPFKFEAGTQNIAGAIALGTAVDYLEKVGMDQVAAKEQELVDYVLPQLEAIPYVTVYGPQDPQQHTGVIAFNMAGLHPHDVATALDAEGVAVRAGHHCAQPLMAALGVAATTRASFYFYNTKKDADQLINAIKATKEFFNGGTI, from the coding sequence ATGGTCAACAATATCAATGATTTGTCCGCTGATTTTCCCATCCTGGACCAGCAGGTAAACGGTGAACGGCTGGCCTACCTGGATAACGCGGCGACGGCTCAGAAGCCCAAGCAGGTCGTTGACTCCCTGGTTCACTTTTACGAACACGACAACGCGAACGTTCACCGAGGCGTCCATACCCTGGCGGAACGGGCGACGACCCAGTACGAAGAGGCCCGCAAGAAGGTTCAGCACTTCATCAATGCTGCCGACAACCGGGAAATTATTTTTACCAAGGGCTGCACTGATGGCTTGAACCTGGTAGCGTCGACATATGGCGAACAGAATATCCATGACGGTGACGAAATTGTGATTTCAATCATGGAACACCACAGCAACCTGATTCCCTGGCAGCAGTTGGCAATTAAGAAGCACGCCAAGCTCAAGTACATTGAATTGACCACGGATGGGACGCTGGACATGGCCGATGCCCGGCAAAAAATTACTGACAAGACGAAGATCGTTGCCGTGGCCCATGTCAGCAACGTGCTCGGAACCGTTAACCCGCTCAAAGAGCTGGCCCGGCTGGCCCACCAGCACGGCGCAATTATCGTTGGTGATGGTGCCCAGTCGGTTCCCCATATGCCGGTCGATGTCCAGGACCTGGACGTTGATTTCTACGCCTTTTCCGGCCACAAGATGATGGGGCCGACTGGGATTGGGGTCCTCTATGGCAAGGCGGACTTGCTGCGGGAGATGCCCCCGTACCAGTACGGCGGGGAAATGATTAGTGCCGTTTACCGCGACCGGACCGAGTTTGCCGACATCCCGTTTAAATTTGAAGCGGGGACGCAAAACATTGCTGGAGCAATTGCCCTGGGGACCGCGGTTGACTACCTCGAAAAGGTCGGGATGGACCAGGTGGCTGCGAAGGAACAGGAACTGGTTGATTACGTCCTGCCGCAGCTGGAGGCGATCCCGTACGTAACGGTTTACGGGCCCCAGGACCCTCAGCAGCACACTGGCGTGATTGCCTTTAACATGGCGGGACTCCACCCGCATGACGTCGCAACCGCCCTGGATGCGGAAGGAGTCGCGGTTCGAGCCGGCCATCACTGTGCACAGCCGCTGATGGCCGCACTGGGGGTAGCGGCAACGACCCGGGCCAGCTTCTACTTTTACAATACAAAAAAAGACGCAGATCAACTGATTAATGCCATCAAGGCAACAAAGGAGTTCTTTAACGGTGGGACTATCTAA
- a CDS encoding DUF72 domain-containing protein translates to MTAKITMGMTTWTEHPVLIHGEQRPVTLNEYAQHFPTVEVDTFFYALPQMKTIQNWLTMVPEDFQFIVKANQGMTLHKRNQEKGEVEQLFAQYRRTVAPLVASGQLKTILFQFPPYFDASVADIDYLKMVRTWLGDLPVAVELRNSSWYQPGVVDALVSYCQDLKFTLVAADEPHDQVTAVPFKLVTTNPDLVMLRLHGRNKKGWANQGQSWRKTRTLYKYSDQELATFAQQVQQLTPQPREVCIIFNNNSGKDAAPNALALQKMMGVHFAGLAPRSPEQLDLF, encoded by the coding sequence ATGACAGCAAAGATTACGATGGGGATGACGACCTGGACGGAACACCCTGTACTCATTCACGGTGAGCAACGGCCGGTCACCCTGAACGAGTACGCGCAACACTTTCCAACGGTGGAGGTGGATACGTTCTTTTATGCGCTTCCTCAGATGAAGACCATTCAAAACTGGCTGACAATGGTTCCAGAAGACTTCCAATTTATTGTTAAGGCCAACCAGGGGATGACCCTGCACAAGCGCAACCAGGAAAAGGGGGAGGTCGAGCAGTTATTTGCTCAGTACCGGCGAACTGTGGCACCACTGGTTGCGAGTGGTCAGTTGAAAACAATCCTATTTCAGTTTCCACCTTACTTTGATGCCAGTGTTGCCGATATTGACTACCTAAAAATGGTGCGCACCTGGCTCGGTGACCTCCCCGTCGCGGTAGAATTGCGCAATAGCAGCTGGTATCAGCCGGGGGTGGTTGACGCGCTGGTCAGCTATTGCCAAGACCTCAAGTTTACCCTGGTAGCGGCAGATGAGCCGCATGACCAGGTCACAGCGGTTCCCTTCAAGCTGGTGACGACCAATCCTGACCTGGTCATGCTGCGTTTGCACGGCCGCAATAAAAAGGGATGGGCTAACCAAGGGCAGAGCTGGCGCAAGACCCGCACGCTGTACAAGTATTCGGACCAGGAATTGGCGACGTTTGCCCAGCAGGTTCAGCAGCTGACGCCCCAGCCGCGGGAAGTCTGCATTATCTTTAACAACAACTCCGGCAAGGATGCCGCACCAAACGCCCTGGCTCTGCAAAAGATGATGGGCGTTCACTTCGCCGGCTTGGCACCCCGGTCACCGGAACAGCTCGACCTGTTTTAA
- the sufB gene encoding Fe-S cluster assembly protein SufB: MSEDAASIVNGDEKYEYGFHDDVKPVYSTGRGLTEEVVRQISAAKHEPQWMLDYRLKAYHIYKKLPMPKFGPDLSELDLKNMLYYQKMTDKKFRDWKDVPEDLKKTFDRLGVPEAERKYLAGSSAQYESEVVYHNMKNEFAKLGIIFTDTDTALREYPDLFKKWFGKLVQPTDNKFAALNAAVWSGGSFIYVPKGVKTKTPIQSYFRLNAENTGQFERTLIIVDEGASVDYVEGCTAPNYSSDSLHAAVVEVNVCKDAYCRYTTIQNWSDNVYSLETKRAAAAENATMEWVDGNLGSKVTMKYPSVYLNGEGARGTMLSIAVASNGIHQDSGARMIHNAKNTSSSIVSKSIAKTGGSTDYRGTVRFGKHSDGSKAHVECDTIIMDDQSSSDTIPYNEIDNAHVAMEHEAKVSKISEEQLYYLMSRGISEAKATEMIIMGFVEPFTKQLPMEYAVELNRLISFEMEGSIG; the protein is encoded by the coding sequence ATGAGCGAGGATGCAGCAAGCATCGTAAACGGCGATGAAAAGTACGAATATGGCTTTCACGATGACGTGAAGCCAGTTTACTCGACGGGACGGGGCCTGACGGAAGAGGTTGTTCGCCAGATCTCGGCGGCAAAGCATGAACCACAATGGATGCTGGATTACCGGCTCAAGGCCTACCACATCTATAAGAAGCTGCCAATGCCAAAGTTCGGGCCGGACCTATCCGAGCTGGACCTCAAGAACATGCTTTACTACCAGAAGATGACGGACAAGAAGTTCCGGGACTGGAAGGACGTGCCGGAAGATCTCAAGAAGACCTTCGACCGCTTAGGAGTTCCTGAGGCCGAGCGGAAGTACCTGGCCGGGTCCTCAGCCCAGTACGAATCGGAAGTGGTTTACCACAACATGAAGAATGAATTTGCCAAACTTGGCATCATTTTCACCGATACTGATACCGCCCTCCGGGAATACCCGGACCTCTTCAAGAAGTGGTTTGGCAAGCTGGTTCAGCCAACCGATAACAAGTTTGCGGCCCTAAATGCGGCGGTCTGGTCTGGTGGTTCCTTTATCTACGTGCCAAAGGGCGTCAAGACCAAGACGCCAATCCAGTCCTACTTCCGGCTGAACGCGGAAAATACCGGTCAGTTTGAACGGACCCTGATTATTGTCGACGAGGGGGCCAGCGTGGACTACGTTGAAGGATGTACCGCTCCGAACTACTCTTCTGACAGCCTCCACGCGGCGGTCGTTGAAGTTAACGTCTGCAAGGATGCTTACTGTCGTTACACGACCATTCAAAACTGGTCTGATAATGTTTACAGTCTGGAAACCAAGCGGGCAGCCGCGGCCGAAAACGCCACGATGGAATGGGTCGATGGTAACCTAGGCTCGAAGGTAACGATGAAGTACCCGAGTGTTTACCTGAACGGTGAGGGAGCCCGGGGAACGATGCTCTCAATCGCGGTTGCCAGCAACGGGATTCACCAGGACTCCGGTGCCCGGATGATCCACAATGCCAAGAACACGTCCAGCTCGATTGTCTCCAAGTCGATCGCCAAGACTGGTGGTTCAACGGATTACCGGGGGACGGTCCGCTTTGGCAAGCACTCTGACGGCTCGAAGGCCCACGTTGAGTGTGACACGATCATCATGGATGACCAGTCCTCGTCAGATACGATTCCGTACAATGAAATTGACAACGCCCACGTGGCGATGGAACACGAGGCCAAGGTTTCTAAGATTTCGGAAGAACAACTCTACTACTTGATGAGCCGGGGAATTTCCGAAGCCAAAGCCACCGAAATGATTATCATGGGCTTCGTGGAGCCATTCACCAAGCAGCTGCCGATGGAATACGCGGTTGAGCTCAACCGGCTGATTAGCTTCGAGATGGAAGGCTCAATCGGTTAA
- a CDS encoding helix-turn-helix domain-containing protein: MDIRKFVQQRKRMGFSQAELCAGICTQSTLSKFENKGRVPSVKILEQLCQRLEMSLGELSEQNVAPQPHRRTVLDQAEHYLLGEQFPLAIKTLNQVRERQLTTAKARMQYYYLKGMIDTLTSNQTATTMFNFTQILDKLDEEHQTVFSRLAYLGCGILYARKNRLGNAEFFFTKVVNYLERTITAPLNLADLTNTQYARLVMMCYYVAEYQALRKRLPDSNRTLARVSRLCAARYLTVFMPRVKLLAANNAMRAGATSETVGNLLSAALVFARFNRNSVVELQAAALKKQLTDL; encoded by the coding sequence ATGGATATCCGCAAATTTGTCCAGCAACGCAAACGAATGGGCTTCTCCCAGGCCGAGCTGTGCGCTGGTATCTGTACGCAGTCGACCCTTAGCAAGTTTGAAAATAAGGGCCGGGTCCCCTCGGTCAAAATTCTGGAGCAGCTTTGCCAACGGCTGGAAATGTCCCTGGGAGAACTCAGTGAACAAAACGTGGCCCCGCAGCCGCACCGCCGGACAGTCCTAGACCAGGCCGAACATTATTTGCTAGGGGAACAGTTTCCCTTGGCAATCAAGACCCTGAACCAGGTTCGGGAACGCCAGCTGACGACTGCCAAGGCCCGGATGCAGTATTACTATCTCAAAGGGATGATTGATACACTGACGAGCAACCAGACGGCGACAACGATGTTTAACTTTACCCAGATTCTTGATAAGCTGGATGAGGAACACCAGACAGTCTTTTCACGGCTAGCCTACCTGGGTTGTGGAATTTTGTACGCGCGGAAGAACCGGCTGGGCAACGCCGAATTCTTTTTCACCAAGGTGGTCAACTACCTGGAGCGGACAATTACTGCCCCGCTAAACCTGGCCGACCTAACAAATACCCAGTATGCCCGGCTCGTAATGATGTGCTACTATGTGGCGGAGTACCAAGCGCTTCGCAAGCGGCTGCCGGATAGCAACCGGACCCTCGCCCGGGTCAGCCGCCTGTGTGCGGCCCGCTACCTGACCGTTTTCATGCCCCGAGTCAAGCTGCTAGCGGCGAATAACGCAATGCGCGCGGGGGCAACGTCGGAGACCGTGGGAAACTTACTATCAGCAGCGCTGGTCTTTGCCCGTTTCAACAGGAATAGCGTTGTCGAACTGCAGGCCGCGGCCCTTAAAAAGCAGCTAACGGATTTGTGA
- the sufC gene encoding Fe-S cluster assembly ATPase SufC produces the protein MATLEVRDLHVSVKDEESKKEKEILKGVNLKMQTGEIHAIMGPNGTGKSTLSQTIMGQPGYHVTQGDILLNGESIVNMPVDERARKGLFLAMQYPAEIQGVTNAEFLRAAINARRPEDDQISVMDFIKKLDKNLDLLDMSQKMTERYLNEGFSGGEKKRNEILQLLMIEPTFAILDEIDSGLDIDALKVVAKGVNSMRGDNFGSLIITHYQRLLNYIVPDTVHVMMDGQIVKTGGPELAKKLEDEGYAGLRDELGLDIKLVDDED, from the coding sequence ATGGCCACACTCGAAGTGCGTGATTTGCATGTTTCAGTAAAAGATGAGGAAAGTAAGAAGGAAAAGGAAATCCTCAAGGGAGTCAACCTCAAGATGCAGACCGGCGAGATCCACGCCATTATGGGACCAAACGGGACGGGGAAGTCGACCCTTTCCCAGACCATCATGGGCCAGCCCGGCTACCACGTGACCCAGGGTGACATTCTCTTAAACGGTGAAAGCATTGTCAACATGCCAGTCGATGAACGGGCACGCAAGGGGCTCTTCTTGGCTATGCAGTACCCGGCAGAAATCCAGGGGGTCACTAACGCCGAATTCCTCCGGGCTGCCATCAATGCCCGCCGGCCAGAAGACGACCAGATTTCCGTCATGGACTTCATTAAGAAGCTCGACAAGAACCTTGATCTGCTGGACATGAGCCAGAAGATGACGGAACGGTACCTCAACGAAGGCTTCTCGGGTGGGGAAAAGAAGCGGAACGAAATTTTGCAGCTGCTGATGATTGAACCAACTTTTGCCATTCTCGACGAAATTGACTCTGGCTTGGACATTGACGCCTTAAAGGTCGTTGCCAAGGGGGTCAACTCCATGCGGGGCGACAACTTCGGTTCCCTGATCATCACCCACTACCAGCGCCTGCTGAATTACATTGTTCCGGACACCGTCCACGTCATGATGGATGGTCAAATCGTTAAGACCGGGGGCCCAGAACTGGCTAAAAAGTTGGAAGACGAAGGTTACGCTGGCCTGCGTGACGAATTGGGCCTGGACATCAAACTGGTCGATGATGAGGACTAG
- the metG gene encoding methionine--tRNA ligase, translated as MATQKPTYYITTPIYYPSGKLHIGNSYTTVACDAEARFKRLSGYDVFFLTGTDEHGLKIEQKADKLGMQPQEYVDQMADGIKKLWKTLKITNDKFIRTTDDYHEQAVQKIFQKFLDQGDIYKGEYTGWYSVDDEEYFTESQLAEVYRDDNGKVIGGKAPSGHEVQLVKEESYFFKMSKYADWLMKYYEEHPDFIEPHTRMNEMVNNFLKPGLEDLAVTRTSFNWGVKVPNDPKHVVYVWIDALSNYITALGYGSADDSLFKKYWPADVHMVGKEIVRFHTIYWPIMLHALGLPLPKHVIGHGWLTMKDGKMSKSKGNVIYPETLVDRYGLDATRYYLLRAMPFGNDGVFSPEDFVDKVNFDLANDLGNLLNRTVAMINKYQGGQVQGTNDAQTAFDADLEETAAQAIAEYKEEMDKTHFADALAAVWKLVSRANKYIDETEPWVLAKDDSKKAELSDVMTHLAKSLRVIAALLQPVMPDAPKEICRQLGLPEETISLTDLAFNDFPASSQVVAKGTPIFPRLDVKEEVEFIKSKMSVNQKKKGRKAMEEAKKAAEKQPEVATDGKKLIRIEAFDKVDLKVAKITAADHVEGADKLLKFHMDDGTAEGRQILSGIAKWYPEPAVLVGKKVVIVANLKPRKMRGELSQGMLLSVEKDGQVQVVTVDDSLEPGLELG; from the coding sequence ATGGCTACACAAAAACCAACTTATTACATTACGACACCCATTTACTATCCATCTGGTAAGCTGCACATTGGGAACTCCTACACGACGGTTGCCTGTGACGCAGAAGCACGTTTCAAACGACTGAGTGGGTATGACGTGTTCTTCCTGACGGGAACCGATGAACACGGTTTGAAAATTGAACAGAAGGCTGACAAGCTCGGAATGCAGCCTCAAGAATATGTAGATCAAATGGCCGACGGGATCAAGAAACTCTGGAAGACCTTAAAGATTACCAACGACAAGTTTATCCGGACGACTGACGACTACCACGAGCAAGCCGTCCAGAAGATTTTCCAAAAGTTCCTCGACCAGGGTGATATTTACAAGGGCGAGTACACGGGCTGGTATTCGGTCGATGATGAAGAATACTTCACTGAAAGCCAACTGGCAGAAGTGTACCGCGATGACAATGGCAAGGTCATCGGTGGGAAGGCCCCGTCTGGTCACGAAGTTCAGCTGGTTAAGGAAGAATCCTACTTCTTCAAGATGAGCAAGTACGCTGACTGGCTGATGAAGTACTACGAAGAGCATCCGGACTTTATTGAACCCCACACCCGGATGAACGAGATGGTCAACAACTTCTTGAAACCGGGACTGGAAGATTTGGCCGTCACCCGGACTTCCTTTAACTGGGGAGTCAAGGTGCCGAACGACCCGAAGCACGTGGTTTATGTGTGGATTGACGCCCTGTCCAACTATATCACTGCACTGGGTTACGGTTCCGCCGATGACAGTCTCTTCAAGAAGTACTGGCCCGCTGACGTCCACATGGTGGGGAAAGAAATCGTCCGTTTCCACACAATTTACTGGCCAATCATGCTCCATGCCCTTGGTTTGCCGCTGCCCAAGCACGTTATCGGCCACGGCTGGCTGACGATGAAGGATGGCAAGATGTCCAAGTCCAAGGGGAACGTGATCTACCCAGAAACCTTAGTGGATCGCTACGGCCTCGACGCTACCCGCTACTACCTCTTGCGGGCAATGCCATTCGGCAACGACGGGGTCTTCAGTCCCGAAGACTTTGTCGACAAGGTTAACTTCGACTTGGCAAACGACCTGGGGAACCTCTTAAACCGGACCGTTGCCATGATTAACAAGTACCAGGGCGGCCAGGTTCAAGGAACCAACGATGCCCAGACGGCTTTTGATGCTGACCTGGAGGAAACGGCTGCCCAGGCAATTGCTGAATACAAGGAAGAGATGGATAAGACCCACTTTGCGGACGCTCTGGCGGCAGTCTGGAAGCTGGTCTCCCGTGCCAACAAGTACATTGACGAGACTGAACCCTGGGTACTTGCCAAGGATGACAGCAAGAAAGCTGAACTCTCCGACGTGATGACTCACCTGGCGAAGAGCCTGCGGGTAATCGCGGCGCTGCTCCAACCGGTAATGCCGGACGCACCAAAGGAGATTTGCCGGCAGCTGGGCTTGCCTGAAGAGACCATCAGCTTGACCGACTTGGCCTTTAACGATTTCCCAGCAAGCAGCCAAGTTGTTGCTAAGGGAACGCCAATCTTCCCCCGGCTGGACGTCAAGGAAGAAGTTGAGTTCATCAAGAGCAAGATGAGCGTAAACCAAAAGAAGAAGGGACGCAAAGCAATGGAAGAAGCCAAGAAGGCCGCGGAAAAGCAACCAGAAGTAGCTACCGACGGCAAGAAGCTGATCCGGATCGAAGCCTTTGACAAGGTTGATTTGAAGGTTGCCAAGATTACCGCTGCTGACCATGTCGAAGGGGCTGACAAGCTCTTGAAGTTCCACATGGATGATGGAACGGCAGAAGGGCGGCAGATCCTGTCTGGGATTGCCAAGTGGTACCCAGAGCCAGCTGTATTGGTAGGCAAGAAGGTCGTCATCGTCGCCAACTTGAAGCCGCGGAAGATGCGGGGTGAACTGAGCCAGGGGATGCTCCTTTCGGTTGAAAAGGATGGTCAGGTTCAAGTAGTCACGGTTGACGACAGCCTGGAACCAGGATTGGAGCTCGGCTAA
- a CDS encoding metal-sulfur cluster assembly factor, which yields MADEQERQYSPTEDAVMGALEQVIDPELGIDLVNLGLIYDVQVDEEGHCIITMTLTTMGCPLGDFLNEAITKAATSVDGVNDCKINLVWEPAWGIDRMSRFAKIALGLHG from the coding sequence ATGGCAGATGAACAAGAGCGCCAGTATTCACCGACGGAAGACGCAGTCATGGGAGCCCTGGAACAGGTCATTGACCCGGAACTGGGGATTGACCTGGTTAACCTCGGACTGATTTACGATGTCCAGGTAGATGAAGAGGGGCACTGTATTATCACGATGACCCTAACCACCATGGGCTGTCCGCTGGGTGATTTCCTGAACGAAGCGATTACCAAGGCTGCCACTTCGGTTGATGGTGTCAACGACTGTAAAATCAACCTGGTCTGGGAACCAGCCTGGGGGATTGACCGGATGAGCCGGTTTGCCAAGATTGCACTGGGACTGCATGGTTAA
- a CDS encoding aldo/keto reductase — MVKAVQFGKSAVVANPLGLGTNAVGGYNLFPGLDDGAGRKLVDAAIANGINLLDTAYVYGLGHSEQLVGQVVKDHRREELVIATKGAHDFSTGREVIRNDPDFITQQVDQSLKRLGVDYIDIYYLHFPDHDTPKAEAVGALQRLREAGKIRAIGISNFNLDQIKEANADGYVDVVEDEFSLLHQDHLTEGMLDYLRDHQISFVPYFPLASGLLTGKYVQDVSFPADDIRSQIADFKQPRYGKILAAVDQVRPIADRHGATVAQTILAWYLQNQLITAVIPGAKRADQVISNAQAMNIQLTAEEYQTIETAFADFKANKSGKSLKDPD, encoded by the coding sequence ATGGTAAAGGCAGTACAATTCGGCAAGTCGGCCGTGGTGGCGAACCCGCTTGGCTTAGGAACGAATGCGGTCGGGGGCTACAACCTTTTCCCTGGCCTGGATGATGGGGCGGGGCGCAAGCTCGTTGACGCCGCTATCGCTAACGGAATCAACCTCTTGGACACGGCCTATGTCTACGGCCTGGGGCACTCGGAACAGCTCGTGGGACAGGTAGTCAAGGACCACCGGCGGGAAGAGCTGGTGATTGCAACGAAGGGGGCCCATGACTTTTCGACCGGACGGGAAGTTATCCGCAACGACCCTGACTTCATAACCCAGCAGGTCGACCAGAGCTTGAAACGCCTTGGGGTGGACTATATTGACATTTACTATCTCCATTTCCCTGACCATGATACGCCGAAGGCTGAAGCGGTTGGTGCCTTGCAACGTCTGCGTGAAGCCGGCAAGATTCGTGCGATCGGGATCTCGAACTTTAACCTGGACCAAATCAAGGAGGCCAATGCGGATGGCTACGTGGACGTAGTAGAAGATGAATTCAGTCTGCTCCACCAGGATCATTTGACGGAGGGAATGCTGGACTACCTTCGGGACCACCAGATTAGCTTTGTTCCTTACTTCCCGTTAGCTTCAGGACTATTAACCGGGAAGTATGTTCAGGACGTCAGTTTCCCGGCGGACGATATCCGGAGTCAGATTGCCGACTTCAAGCAGCCCCGCTATGGTAAAATTCTTGCGGCAGTTGACCAGGTCCGGCCGATTGCTGACCGGCACGGAGCAACGGTTGCCCAGACGATTTTGGCTTGGTACCTGCAGAATCAGCTGATTACTGCCGTTATCCCGGGCGCCAAGCGGGCTGACCAGGTAATCAGCAATGCCCAGGCAATGAACATTCAGCTAACAGCCGAAGAGTATCAGACGATTGAGACGGCCTTTGCGGATTTTAAGGCCAACAAGAGTGGTAAGTCGTTAAAGGACCCTGATTAG
- a CDS encoding FeoA family protein: protein MINHQYVLQSFSCLSRPTASRLHNMGLCEGCSIKVIQRYPFHGPVIIENNHQRIGIRYRDFAALTEVEA from the coding sequence ATGATCAATCACCAATATGTATTGCAATCATTTAGTTGTTTGAGCCGGCCAACTGCGAGTCGCCTTCATAATATGGGCCTGTGTGAGGGCTGCTCTATCAAAGTTATCCAGCGGTACCCCTTCCATGGTCCGGTCATCATTGAGAATAACCACCAGCGAATCGGGATTCGTTATCGTGATTTTGCCGCCCTAACGGAGGTTGAGGCGTAA